Proteins encoded in a region of the Vicia villosa cultivar HV-30 ecotype Madison, WI linkage group LG5, Vvil1.0, whole genome shotgun sequence genome:
- the LOC131605277 gene encoding uncharacterized protein LOC131605277 — protein sequence MRNHVSFDSTVPVFDSIDGGHDCGGLEEGMKFENKESCMYAIRQYHIKNSVDYEIYKSDTQRFLVRCKIEGCGFTCRASLRKGCGKWVIGRIGGLHTCMASAMSQDHKKLDSNLIAQSIRALVSDDASIKVKTIIAHVRTVFNYMISYKKGWLAKNKAIESIYGNWEASYNDLPQWLLVMREHLPGTVIELETLPAYLDDGTQISGARIFHRLFWAFQPSIRGFAYCKPIVQVDGTWLYGKYRGTLLMTVAQDGNGNIFPIAYALVEGYALTESTYTYNREEIRQTDMEVFNWIENLQREKWSRAYDGGR from the exons ATGAGAAATCATGTTTCCTTCGATTCTACTGTGCCTGTCTTTGATTCCATAGACGGCGGTCATGATTGTGGAGGTTTAGAGGAGGGCATGAAGTTTGAAAACAAAGAAAGTTGTATGTATGCAATCCGTCAATATCACATTAAAAATAGTGTTGATTACGAGATTTATAAGTCTGATACGCAACGTTTCTTGGTTAGATGTAAGATCGAAGGATGTGGCTTCACATGCAGAGCATCCTTACGAAAGGGGTGTGGTAAATGGGTTATTGGTAGAATTGGTGGACTACACACTTGCATGGCGTCTGCTATGTCACAAGATCACAAGAAGCTTGACTCAAATCTTATCGCTCAAAGCATCAGAGCTCTCGTCAGCGACGATGCTTCAATCAAGGTGAAAACTATTATCGCTCATGTTCGTACAGTTTTCAACTACATGATATCTTATAAAAAGGGATGGCTTGCAAAGAACAAAGCAATCGAGTCTATTTATGGAAACTGGGAGGCCTCATACAATGACCTACCACAATGGTTGTTAGTCATGCGGGAGCATCTTCCTGGAACCGTAATAGAACTGGAAACACTGCCTGCATATTTAGATGATGGAACACAAATTAGTGGTGCAAGGATATTTCATCGCCTTTTTTGGGCGTTTCAACCTAGTATCAGAGGTTTCGCCTATTGCAAACCAATTGTGCAAGTCGATGGCACATGGTTGTATGGAAAATATAGAGGAACGTTGCTAATGACTGTTGCGCAGGATGGGAACGGTAACATTTTCCCAATCGCCTACGCATTGGTTGAAG GGTATGCTCTGACGGAGTCTACATACACTTACAATCGGGAGGAAATCCGACAAACAGACATGGAAGTTTTCAATTGGATAGAGAATCTTCAAAGAGAAAAATGGTCGCGAGCTTATGACGGTGGAAGATGA
- the LOC131602246 gene encoding uncharacterized protein LOC131602246 — protein sequence MRGVRMHRKTDSEETTNSNEQSSSTPPRSPSRRPLYYVQSPSNHDVEKMSYGSSPIGSPPHQNFHYYISSPIHHSRESSTSRYSASLKNPRNIPASSWKKLSNRNSLDDLDLDEDEDDEGVYDNTRNVRLYFGFFLLFVVLFTLFSLILWGASKSYKPHIVLKSIVFENLNVQSGNDGTGVPTDMLSLNSTVKILYRNPATFFGVHVTSTPLHLSYYQLTLASGQMHEFYQSRKSERKIAVVVYANQVPLYGGISVLGNTNTEHMHRVAVPMNLTFVVRSRAYVLGRLVKSTIYRRIRCSITIHGNKLGKHLNLTDSCVYK from the exons atgaGAGGAGTAAGAATGCACAGAAAAACAGACTCCGAAGAAACCACCAACAGCAATGAACAATCCTCCTCCACTCCGCCGCGTTCCCCTTCCCGGCGACCACTTTACTACGTCCAAAGCCCTTCAAACCACGACGTCGAGAAAATGTCTTACGGTTCAAGTCCCATAGGTTCACCACCTCACCAAAACTTCCACTACTATATCTCCTCTCCCATTCATCACTCTCGTGAATCTTCCACCTCTCGTTACTCCGCTTCGCTCAAAAACCCTCGCAACATTCCAGCTTCCTCTTGGAAGAAACTGAGTAACAGGAATAGTCTTGATGATCTTGACCTAGATGAAGATGAAGACGATGAAGGTGTTTATGATAATACTCGTAATGTTCGGTTGTATTTTGGGTTCTTCTTGCTTTTCGTGGTGCTTTTTACGCTGTTTTCGTTGATTCTTTGGGGTGCTAGTAAAAGCTACAAGCCTCATATTGTTCTTAAG AGCATAGTGTTTGAGAATCTGAATGTACAATCTGGAAATGATGGAACGGGAGTACCAACGGATATGTTGTCATTGAATTCAACGGTTAAGATCTTATACAGAAATCCTGCAACTTTCTTTGGTGTTCATGTCACGTCAACTCCACTGCACCTTAGCTATTACCAGCTCACACTGGCCTCTGGGCAG ATGCATGAGTTCTATCAATCAAGGAAGAGTGAGAGGAAGATAGCTGTTGTGGTATATGCAAACCAAGTTCCACTCTACGGTGGAATCTCAGTTCTTGGAAATACCAACACTGAACACATGCATCGTGTTGCAGTACCAATGAACCTAACATTTGTAGTGAGATCACGAGCTTATGTTTTGGGAAGATTGGTTAAGTCTACAATCTATCGAAGAATCAGATGTTCAATCACTATCCATGGCAACAAACTTGGAAAACATCTTAATTTGACTGATTCATGTGTCTACAAGTAA